The proteins below come from a single Cylindrospermopsis raciborskii Cr2010 genomic window:
- a CDS encoding peptidase domain-containing ABC transporter, with the protein MNYSSQEFSEFLQKIPGFEKLSPTEINHLLSKQQALRYRLGQKIIGKEQLPERIVIVYQGKVRLLGYHPQSQLPITLKMLEPGAVIGEISYLRQIACETAIASTEVICLTWNPVDYLSVFSQNSDFGKERQEENHIIEVFDVISHHVAQKAYGNLNLKDITRDILPESKIQYLPPGKTPLDQLESDRTWFVSSGQITNFPVNSQILSSNNREVLQVTGKSPARLLGISSQVLLLLEQQENRELEKIEDPWETKDVIDIPFATKGEFSPQENKKAKSRKKQPKYPFFGGRDELDSTLACFQMLAKHFQVPLRKEVVRRILSDNLKRQGNVSFQLCAYVGEVVGLKSQLVDIDATKITEIQTPAIIQHQDGYAVVYEADENRIVVAIPSRGIINYKPSKLLQQIPTDDTNLQPQIKVLQISPTSETPQERFGLRWFLPYLSRYRRVLIEVFIASFFVQLAALANPLVIQLIIDKVIVQNSISTLNVLGVLLLAVGVFEAILTTLRTYLFVDTTNRIDMGLGSQIIDHLLRLPLRYFERRPVGELATRVNELENIRQFLTGTALTVGLDAVFSVVYIVVMLFYSWELTLVGLGTIPLFVVITLIAAPTVSRQLRTKAERNATTQSYLVEVMSGIQTVKAQNIELRSRFSWQERYAKFVSAGFKTVITSTLANSTSQFLNKLSSLLVLWVGAYLVLQGELTLGELIAFRIISSYVTSPILRLAQIWQNFQETGLSLERLSDIVDTPQEAEVDKDNIPLPSVVGAVKYENVCFRFATNGPLQLNNVSLDFPAGTFVGIVGQSGSGKSTMMKLLLRLYNIESGRIFIDGYDVNKVELYSVRRQIGVVPQDPLLFDGTVFDNIALTNPDATTEEVVEAAQIAVAHEFIMGLSNGYNTKVGEKGSNLSGGQRQRIAIARSILQKPKILVLDEATSALDYPTERQICLNLAKAFRGKTVFFITHRLNTVSNSDTIVVMDGGRVVEQGSHQELMTAKGHYSYLYQQQEVNL; encoded by the coding sequence ATGAACTACAGCAGTCAGGAGTTTTCGGAATTTCTGCAAAAAATTCCGGGGTTTGAAAAATTATCCCCAACGGAAATTAACCATTTATTGTCAAAACAACAGGCCCTGCGTTATCGGTTGGGTCAGAAAATTATCGGTAAGGAACAACTACCGGAACGGATAGTAATTGTTTACCAGGGTAAGGTGAGACTCCTGGGATATCATCCCCAAAGCCAATTGCCAATTACCCTCAAAATGTTGGAACCAGGAGCAGTAATTGGCGAAATTAGTTACCTGCGACAGATAGCATGTGAAACGGCGATCGCCTCAACGGAGGTAATATGTTTAACCTGGAACCCCGTAGATTATCTATCGGTATTTTCTCAAAACTCTGATTTTGGCAAGGAGCGCCAAGAAGAAAATCACATCATAGAGGTTTTTGATGTGATCAGCCATCATGTAGCTCAAAAAGCCTATGGAAATCTGAATTTGAAGGATATAACCCGAGATATTTTACCAGAGTCTAAAATCCAATATTTACCACCAGGAAAAACTCCATTAGACCAACTAGAAAGTGATAGAACATGGTTTGTGAGTAGTGGTCAGATTACAAATTTCCCTGTGAATTCTCAGATACTATCGAGCAACAATCGAGAGGTTTTACAGGTTACAGGAAAAAGTCCAGCCCGGTTATTAGGTATTAGTTCTCAAGTGTTATTGTTGTTGGAACAACAAGAGAATAGGGAACTAGAAAAGATAGAAGATCCATGGGAAACCAAAGATGTTATAGATATTCCCTTTGCCACAAAGGGAGAATTTTCCCCCCAGGAAAATAAAAAAGCAAAATCCAGAAAAAAACAACCGAAATATCCTTTTTTTGGGGGGCGAGATGAACTAGATTCTACCTTGGCTTGCTTTCAAATGCTGGCGAAACATTTCCAGGTTCCCCTGCGTAAGGAGGTAGTTCGTAGGATTTTAAGTGATAACCTTAAACGCCAAGGTAATGTATCTTTTCAACTTTGCGCCTATGTGGGGGAAGTCGTTGGGTTAAAATCCCAGTTAGTAGATATTGATGCCACTAAAATTACGGAGATTCAGACACCAGCTATTATCCAGCACCAGGATGGTTACGCTGTGGTTTATGAAGCAGATGAAAATAGAATAGTTGTAGCTATTCCATCCCGGGGAATAATCAACTATAAACCCAGCAAACTCCTACAGCAAATACCAACCGATGATACTAATCTACAACCTCAAATCAAAGTCCTCCAGATTAGTCCCACCTCCGAAACTCCTCAAGAACGCTTTGGACTACGTTGGTTTCTCCCCTACTTATCACGTTACCGCCGGGTTTTAATAGAAGTCTTTATCGCTTCATTTTTTGTACAACTGGCCGCATTGGCAAATCCACTGGTTATTCAGTTAATTATCGATAAAGTCATAGTACAAAATAGTATTAGTACCCTGAATGTTTTGGGGGTGTTACTATTAGCTGTTGGTGTGTTTGAAGCTATATTAACTACTTTACGAACCTATTTATTTGTGGATACCACTAACCGAATTGATATGGGTTTAGGTTCACAAATTATTGACCATTTACTCAGACTACCACTGCGTTATTTTGAACGCAGACCCGTGGGAGAATTAGCTACTCGAGTGAATGAGTTGGAAAATATTCGCCAGTTCCTCACAGGAACAGCTTTGACAGTTGGACTAGACGCAGTATTTTCGGTGGTTTATATCGTCGTTATGCTGTTTTATAGTTGGGAACTAACTTTGGTGGGACTGGGAACTATTCCCCTCTTTGTCGTGATTACATTAATTGCTGCTCCTACCGTTAGCAGACAATTGCGCACCAAAGCAGAACGCAATGCCACTACCCAGTCCTATTTAGTGGAGGTAATGTCTGGTATTCAAACGGTAAAGGCCCAAAATATTGAACTGCGATCGCGCTTTTCTTGGCAAGAGCGTTATGCCAAGTTTGTTTCCGCAGGTTTTAAAACAGTTATCACATCAACATTAGCCAATTCCACCAGTCAGTTTCTGAATAAACTAAGTAGCTTGTTAGTGCTGTGGGTAGGAGCTTATTTAGTTTTACAAGGAGAATTAACCCTAGGGGAATTAATTGCCTTTAGAATTATTTCTAGTTATGTTACCAGTCCCATACTAAGACTAGCGCAAATCTGGCAAAACTTCCAAGAAACAGGTTTGTCCTTAGAGAGATTGAGCGATATTGTGGACACACCTCAGGAAGCAGAAGTAGACAAAGATAATATTCCCCTACCTAGTGTTGTTGGTGCGGTCAAATATGAAAATGTTTGCTTCCGCTTTGCGACTAACGGACCCCTGCAACTAAATAACGTCAGTTTAGATTTTCCAGCGGGCACATTTGTGGGGATTGTGGGACAAAGTGGCTCAGGAAAAAGCACCATGATGAAATTACTCCTCAGACTTTATAACATTGAGTCTGGGAGAATTTTTATTGATGGTTACGATGTCAACAAGGTTGAGCTTTATTCCGTCAGAAGACAAATCGGCGTGGTTCCCCAAGATCCCCTGTTATTTGATGGAACAGTATTCGATAATATAGCCCTAACCAATCCTGACGCTACCACAGAGGAAGTGGTAGAAGCAGCTCAAATAGCAGTTGCTCATGAATTTATCATGGGTCTGTCCAATGGTTATAACACCAAAGTTGGGGAAAAAGGGTCGAACCTGTCTGGAGGACAAAGACAAAGAATTGCCATTGCTCGTTCCATACTGCAAAAACCTAAAATATTAGTTTTAGACGAAGCCACAAGTGCCCTAGACTATCCCACAGAAAGGCAAATATGTTTAAATTTAGCCAAGGCATTTCGTGGCAAGACAGTTTTCTTCATTACCCATCGTCTCAATACCGTCAGTAATTCAGATACGATTGTAGTTATGGATGGGGGTAGAGTGGTGGAGCAGGGTAGTCATCAGGAACTAATGACTGCTAAAGGACACTATTCCTACCTTTACCAGCAACAGGAAGTCAACCTCTAA
- a CDS encoding foldase protein PrsA, with amino-acid sequence MNPVLQFGNVSGQESYHTLTAPEVLKLLNKYQLIPPLLKEVIIEQAIAQISSTPEEEQLAYEKLNQQYQGQKEQGISQEQLQSMATRQLKLEKFKEVTWAKEIDSYFYQRKPQLDRVIYSLITTADIGIAQEIYFRIQEGEQSFNQLAQEYSQGPEAQTGGLVGPVELQSLHPLLVRILSTSQPQQLSLPTPIGDWIVIVRLEKLLPAQLDNGMRQRLLNERFQSWLQAQVSPQNWQIKESEN; translated from the coding sequence ATGAATCCAGTTCTACAATTTGGCAACGTCTCTGGACAGGAAAGTTATCATACACTGACCGCCCCAGAAGTACTAAAATTATTGAATAAGTACCAATTAATACCACCACTGCTTAAAGAGGTGATTATAGAACAGGCGATCGCCCAGATTTCTTCTACACCGGAGGAGGAGCAATTGGCCTATGAAAAGTTAAATCAACAATATCAGGGACAAAAAGAACAGGGAATAAGTCAAGAACAGTTACAAAGTATGGCGACTCGTCAACTAAAACTCGAAAAGTTTAAGGAGGTGACTTGGGCAAAAGAGATAGACTCGTACTTTTACCAACGTAAACCCCAATTAGATAGGGTTATATACTCCCTAATTACCACTGCTGATATTGGTATTGCCCAAGAAATATATTTTCGTATTCAAGAAGGGGAGCAGTCGTTTAACCAACTTGCCCAGGAATACTCTCAAGGACCGGAAGCTCAAACTGGCGGATTAGTCGGTCCAGTGGAATTACAGTCTCTTCATCCACTATTGGTGAGAATTTTATCCACAAGTCAACCCCAGCAGCTATCACTACCAACCCCCATAGGAGATTGGATAGTGATAGTGCGGCTAGAAAAATTATTGCCCGCCCAGTTAGATAATGGGATGCGCCAAAGGTTGCTCAATGAGCGGTTTCAGTCCTGGTTACAAGCACAAGTTTCACCCCAAAACTGGCAAATTAAAGAGTCAGAAAATTAA